From one Acidobacteriota bacterium genomic stretch:
- a CDS encoding type II toxin-antitoxin system VapC family toxin has product MILVDANILIYAVDADSPHHAKARRWLEETLSGTTRVGLAWVVVLAFLRLTTSPAVMRRPLAVERALRYVDEWLEQPFVELVGPGEKHWPLLRTLLAATGAAGNLTSDAHLAALSLEISAEIGSTDRDFGRFPGVRHVNPLA; this is encoded by the coding sequence GTGATCCTCGTCGACGCGAACATCCTGATTTACGCCGTCGATGCCGATTCTCCCCACCACGCGAAGGCCCGACGCTGGCTCGAAGAGACGCTTTCGGGAACGACGCGCGTCGGCCTGGCCTGGGTCGTCGTGCTCGCATTCCTTCGCCTGACGACCAGCCCTGCCGTCATGCGCCGGCCGCTCGCGGTCGAGCGTGCCCTGCGCTATGTGGACGAGTGGCTGGAGCAGCCGTTCGTCGAGCTTGTCGGACCGGGCGAGAAGCACTGGCCGCTGCTTCGCACCTTGCTCGCCGCGACGGGTGCCGCGGGCAACCTGACCTCGGACGCGCACCTGGCGGCGCTTTCCCTTGAGATCTCCGCGGAGATTGGTTCAACCGATCGCGACTTCGGCCGTTTCCCGGGCGTCCGGCACGTCAACCCCCTGGCGTGA
- a CDS encoding DUF2191 domain-containing protein: MRTTLNLDEDLATVLKKAARREGQSFTSVVNETLRAGLTKGGRQPRPRRYRLSPASLGGASAGVDLDRALRLADLLEERAIAEKLALRK; the protein is encoded by the coding sequence ATGCGAACGACCCTGAATCTCGACGAGGATCTGGCGACCGTCCTCAAGAAGGCAGCCCGGCGCGAGGGTCAGTCGTTCACCTCCGTCGTCAACGAGACGCTCCGCGCCGGCCTGACGAAGGGAGGCCGGCAGCCGCGCCCGCGGCGCTACCGCCTCTCGCCGGCTTCTCTCGGCGGTGCTTCGGCGGGGGTCGACCTCGATCGGGCGCTCCGCCTGGCTGACCTTCTGGAGGAACGCGCGATCGCCGAGAAGCTCGCGCTGCGCAAGTGA